A genomic stretch from Sinorhizobium terangae includes:
- a CDS encoding DUF167 domain-containing protein, with the protein MHAALTRLDDHIRLTVRLTPNGGRDAIDGFESAADGGEYLKVRVRAVPEKGKANQALIALLAKQFGIAKNRIALVSGDTQRKKILRIEADPEDIIKRLAEIVG; encoded by the coding sequence GTGCACGCGGCACTGACGAGACTTGACGACCATATCCGCTTGACCGTTCGGCTGACGCCGAACGGCGGCCGCGATGCGATCGACGGCTTCGAAAGTGCTGCGGACGGCGGCGAATATCTCAAGGTTCGCGTGCGCGCCGTGCCGGAAAAGGGCAAAGCGAACCAGGCGCTTATTGCCCTGCTGGCAAAACAATTCGGCATTGCCAAAAACAGGATCGCGCTCGTCTCCGGCGACACGCAGCGCAAAAAAATCCTCCGGATCGAGGCCGATCCGGAGGACATCATCAAGCGGCTCGCCGAAATCGTCGGCTAG
- the typA gene encoding translational GTPase TypA, with protein MSIRNIAIIAHVDHGKTTLVDELLKQSGSFRENQRVAERVMDSNDLEKERGITILAKATSVEWKGTRINIVDTPGHADFGGEVERILSMVDGAIVLVDASEGPMPQTKFVVGKALKVGLKPIVAINKIDRPDGRHEEVINEVFDLFAALDATDEQLDFPILYGSGRDGWMNVNPEGPKDQGMAPLLDLVLKHVPEPTVAEGPFRMIGTILEANPFLGRIITGRVHSGSVKPNQAVKVLGQDGKLLESGRISKILAFRGIERQPIEEAHAGDIVAIAGLTKGTVADTFCDPSIAEPLEAQPIDPPTVTMSFIVNDSPLAGTEGDKVTSRVIRDRLFKEAEGNVALKIEESSEKDSFFVSGRGELQLAVLIETMRREGFELAVSRPRVVMHKDESGQLLEPVEEVVIDVDEEYSGVVVQKMSERKAEMVELRPSGGNRVRLVFFAPTRGLIGYQSELLTDTRGTAIMNRLFHDYQPYKGEIGGRINGVLLANEAGEAVAYALFNLEDRGPMVIEPGEKVYEGMIIGIHTRDNDLEVNVLKGKKLTNMRAAGKDEAVRLTPPIKMTLERALSWIQDDELVEVTPKSIRLRKLHLDPHERKRFEKARTAGAA; from the coding sequence ATGAGCATTCGTAACATCGCGATCATCGCGCACGTCGACCATGGGAAGACCACGCTCGTCGACGAGCTTCTGAAGCAATCGGGGTCCTTCCGCGAGAACCAGCGCGTTGCCGAACGTGTGATGGATTCTAACGACCTGGAAAAGGAGCGCGGCATCACCATTCTCGCCAAGGCGACCTCGGTCGAGTGGAAGGGGACGCGCATCAATATCGTCGACACCCCCGGTCACGCCGACTTCGGCGGTGAAGTCGAACGCATCCTGTCCATGGTGGATGGCGCGATCGTGCTCGTCGATGCCTCCGAAGGCCCGATGCCGCAGACGAAGTTCGTCGTGGGCAAGGCGCTGAAGGTCGGACTGAAGCCGATCGTCGCGATCAACAAGATCGACCGCCCGGACGGCCGCCACGAAGAGGTCATCAATGAGGTCTTCGACCTCTTCGCCGCGCTCGACGCCACCGACGAGCAGCTCGATTTCCCGATCCTCTACGGTTCCGGTCGTGACGGCTGGATGAACGTCAATCCAGAAGGTCCGAAGGACCAGGGAATGGCGCCGCTGCTCGACCTGGTTCTGAAGCATGTTCCCGAGCCGACAGTGGCGGAAGGCCCGTTCCGCATGATCGGTACGATCCTTGAGGCGAACCCCTTTCTCGGCCGCATCATCACCGGCCGCGTACACTCCGGCTCCGTCAAGCCGAACCAGGCAGTGAAGGTGCTGGGTCAGGATGGCAAGCTGCTCGAATCCGGTCGTATCTCGAAGATCCTCGCTTTCCGCGGTATCGAGCGTCAGCCGATCGAGGAGGCCCATGCCGGCGACATCGTCGCCATCGCCGGGCTGACCAAGGGCACCGTTGCCGACACCTTCTGTGATCCCTCGATCGCCGAGCCGCTCGAGGCGCAGCCGATCGATCCGCCGACTGTCACCATGTCCTTCATCGTCAACGATTCGCCGCTTGCCGGCACCGAGGGCGACAAGGTGACCTCGCGCGTCATCCGCGACCGCCTGTTCAAGGAAGCAGAAGGCAATGTGGCGCTGAAGATCGAAGAATCCTCCGAGAAGGACTCCTTCTTTGTCTCCGGTCGCGGCGAACTGCAGCTCGCAGTGCTGATCGAAACGATGCGCCGCGAAGGCTTCGAGCTTGCCGTCTCGCGTCCGCGCGTCGTCATGCACAAGGACGAGAGCGGCCAGCTGCTCGAGCCGGTCGAAGAGGTCGTGATCGACGTCGACGAAGAGTATTCCGGCGTCGTCGTGCAGAAGATGTCGGAGCGCAAGGCCGAGATGGTCGAGCTTCGTCCGTCGGGCGGCAATCGCGTTCGTCTCGTCTTCTTTGCCCCGACCCGCGGCCTTATCGGCTACCAGTCGGAACTGCTGACCGATACACGCGGCACGGCGATCATGAACCGCCTCTTCCACGACTATCAGCCCTACAAGGGCGAGATCGGCGGCCGCATCAACGGCGTGCTGCTGGCGAACGAGGCGGGCGAAGCCGTGGCCTACGCGCTCTTCAACCTCGAGGACCGCGGCCCGATGGTGATCGAACCGGGCGAGAAGGTCTATGAGGGCATGATCATCGGCATCCACACCCGCGACAACGACCTCGAAGTCAACGTCTTGAAGGGCAAGAAGCTCACCAACATGCGCGCCGCCGGCAAGGACGAAGCCGTCCGCCTGACGCCGCCGATCAAGATGACACTCGAACGGGCGCTTTCCTGGATCCAGGACGACGAGCTGGTGGAAGTGACGCCGAAGTCGATCCGGCTCAGGAAGCTCCACCTCGACCCGCATGAGCGCAAGCGCTTCGAAAAGGCCCGGACCGCCGGCGCGGCGTAA
- a CDS encoding DUF429 domain-containing protein — protein MGVATLKETRSDQLLGIDVGYSRSRPTTGVAWCVDGNFGCARTHSDWDRRQRHIPASTTFSVIAIDGPLMPPDAPDDLGRFCERLFIRGAFQTRCKPGLSHHGHGLALRKAAAETAAQVRHLAAAPMIAKSVIPGAAIIEAFPNAFLGVLLENERFAMSKAAKRRKFDWLYDHSVESRVFDRLLRAIGWNNETLLQKVTTERDHEKRAAWICLLTAATAAAGKSEIVGDDAGGWLWLPPAELWAEWARQALAENRAAVSASGTTGS, from the coding sequence ATGGGAGTTGCAACGTTGAAGGAAACCCGCTCCGACCAACTGCTCGGCATCGACGTCGGATACTCGCGGTCGCGGCCGACCACGGGCGTTGCGTGGTGTGTCGACGGAAACTTCGGCTGCGCACGGACGCACAGTGACTGGGACCGCCGACAGCGCCACATTCCGGCGTCGACGACATTCTCGGTTATCGCCATCGACGGCCCCTTGATGCCGCCTGACGCGCCCGATGACCTCGGTCGTTTCTGCGAACGCCTATTTATCCGCGGGGCATTCCAAACGCGCTGCAAGCCGGGACTCAGCCACCACGGCCATGGTCTCGCCCTGAGAAAAGCCGCGGCCGAGACGGCAGCGCAGGTCAGGCACCTTGCGGCCGCACCGATGATCGCCAAGTCCGTCATCCCCGGAGCCGCAATCATCGAAGCTTTCCCCAACGCCTTTCTCGGCGTCCTTCTTGAGAATGAGCGTTTTGCCATGTCGAAGGCGGCGAAGCGCAGGAAGTTCGACTGGCTGTACGACCATTCGGTTGAAAGCCGCGTCTTCGACAGGCTTCTTCGCGCCATCGGCTGGAACAATGAGACGTTGCTTCAGAAGGTCACAACCGAACGAGACCATGAAAAACGGGCAGCGTGGATCTGCCTACTGACAGCGGCAACCGCCGCCGCAGGCAAGTCCGAAATCGTCGGGGACGACGCCGGAGGTTGGCTCTGGCTACCGCCGGCGGAGCTTTGGGCGGAGTGGGCGAGACAGGCTTTGGCGGAGAACAGGGCAGCCGTGTCGGCGAGTGGCACAACGGGCAGCTAG
- a CDS encoding MFS transporter → MSAVQAAHRFAAFRHVGYRRYFFSRFLAYFAIQIMSVAVGWQIYDLTRDPFDLGLIGLFQFLPSLALILVTGTVADRYNRRVIMGICMTVSTLCAAALLLLTVTGLFSPWPVYAILVVFGIERAFLGPAAQSLAPNLVPVEHLPNAIAWNSTSWQTATIVGPVAGGLIYGFGPTVPYTVSLCFFAAAALMVFAVPKPMVRSPASGQSWQTITAGFRYITAEKVVLGAISLDLFAVLLGGAVALMPVFARDILALGPWGLGLLRAAPGVGAVGMAVWLAAHPIRNRAGLYMFIGVALFGLATIVFGLSATPWISIVALVVMGAADMISVYVREILITLWTPDELRGRVNAVNMVFVGASNELGEFRAGMMASGFGAVFAVAFGGVGTLLVSLLWAVGFPQLRKIDTLDVPEHQRI, encoded by the coding sequence ATGTCCGCCGTCCAAGCCGCGCATCGTTTCGCCGCCTTTAGGCATGTCGGCTATCGGCGGTATTTCTTCTCCCGCTTCCTCGCCTATTTCGCCATCCAGATCATGTCCGTCGCCGTCGGCTGGCAGATCTATGACCTGACGCGCGACCCGTTTGATCTCGGCCTCATCGGCCTCTTCCAGTTTTTGCCGTCGCTGGCGCTCATTCTGGTGACGGGTACCGTCGCGGACCGCTACAACCGGCGCGTCATCATGGGAATCTGCATGACGGTGAGCACGCTTTGTGCGGCCGCGCTGCTCCTGTTGACGGTGACAGGGCTGTTTTCGCCCTGGCCCGTCTATGCGATCCTCGTCGTCTTCGGGATCGAGCGGGCGTTTCTCGGCCCGGCCGCGCAATCACTCGCACCCAATCTGGTGCCAGTCGAACACCTGCCCAATGCGATCGCCTGGAACTCGACCTCCTGGCAGACGGCGACGATCGTCGGGCCGGTCGCCGGCGGCCTGATCTATGGCTTCGGTCCGACTGTACCGTACACGGTCAGTCTCTGTTTCTTTGCAGCGGCGGCCCTGATGGTCTTTGCCGTGCCGAAGCCCATGGTGCGTTCGCCCGCCTCGGGACAGAGCTGGCAGACGATCACGGCAGGTTTCCGCTACATCACCGCGGAGAAGGTCGTGCTGGGGGCGATCTCGCTCGATCTCTTTGCCGTGCTGCTTGGCGGGGCGGTCGCGCTCATGCCGGTCTTCGCCCGCGATATCCTGGCGCTCGGCCCGTGGGGGCTTGGCCTTCTGCGCGCCGCACCGGGAGTCGGCGCCGTCGGCATGGCGGTCTGGCTTGCCGCTCACCCGATCCGCAACCGGGCCGGTCTTTATATGTTTATCGGCGTTGCGCTCTTCGGCCTTGCGACGATCGTCTTCGGCCTGTCGGCGACGCCCTGGATCTCGATCGTCGCACTTGTCGTCATGGGCGCGGCGGACATGATCTCGGTCTATGTTCGCGAAATCCTGATCACGCTCTGGACTCCCGACGAACTGCGTGGCCGCGTGAACGCGGTCAACATGGTGTTCGTCGGCGCGTCGAACGAGCTTGGCGAATTCCGCGCCGGCATGATGGCGTCGGGCTTCGGTGCCGTCTTCGCCGTCGCCTTCGGAGGCGTGGGCACGCTTCTTGTGTCGTTGCTCTGGGCGGTCGGCTTTCCGCAATTGCGCAAGATCGATACGCTCGATGTTCCGGAGCACCAACGCATCTGA
- a CDS encoding GNAT family N-acetyltransferase: MKTVSIEVRPGEPHEAAAIAEVHRVSWLQAYGGIIPHRPLIQMVNRRDETWWRKATRGPATLLVVDVAGTIAGYATLGLSRARALPQEGEIYEIYLRPEYQGIGLGRILFREAKSLLKSLGCRGLVVWCLEDSEHAYSFFQAAGGSDIAEGMEDFGDKYLKKVGFIWN, from the coding sequence ATGAAGACTGTTTCGATCGAGGTCAGGCCCGGGGAGCCACATGAGGCGGCGGCGATTGCCGAGGTGCATCGCGTTTCCTGGTTGCAGGCCTATGGCGGCATCATTCCGCATCGACCCTTGATCCAGATGGTCAACCGCCGCGATGAAACCTGGTGGCGCAAGGCCACGCGCGGGCCGGCAACGCTGCTCGTCGTCGATGTCGCCGGAACGATCGCCGGCTATGCCACGTTGGGCCTGAGCCGGGCGAGGGCCCTGCCGCAAGAGGGTGAGATCTACGAAATCTACCTGCGCCCGGAATATCAGGGCATCGGCCTCGGGCGCATCCTCTTCCGGGAGGCGAAGAGCCTCTTGAAGTCGCTTGGATGCCGGGGCCTTGTCGTCTGGTGCCTCGAAGACAGTGAACATGCCTACAGCTTCTTCCAGGCGGCCGGCGGCAGCGACATTGCCGAGGGCATGGAAGATTTCGGCGACAAATACCTGAAGAAAGTCGGCTTCATCTGGAACTGA
- a CDS encoding YggT family protein, whose protein sequence is MIAVIATLNFIINIAWFLIIASAIFSWLYAFNVINVNNHAINMIGRSLYQLTEPLYRPIRRFLPDMGGVDLSPLVVLVILYFIWYFLNTTVASAVIGI, encoded by the coding sequence ATGATTGCTGTCATCGCAACCTTGAACTTTATTATCAACATAGCCTGGTTCCTGATCATAGCGTCGGCCATCTTCTCCTGGCTCTACGCCTTCAACGTGATCAACGTGAACAACCACGCGATCAACATGATCGGCCGCTCGCTCTATCAGCTGACCGAGCCGCTCTACAGGCCCATCCGCCGCTTCCTGCCGGACATGGGCGGCGTCGATCTCTCGCCGCTCGTGGTCCTGGTGATCCTCTATTTCATCTGGTACTTCCTCAACACCACGGTCGCTTCGGCGGTAATCGGCATATAA
- a CDS encoding amidase — protein MAQSNTPSRDRLEAVLARLDARRAKERVFVKLYSDIARAEADAADRRLSDGKSLGPLDGRIVSIKDLFDVVGEPTLAGSVIRRAAEPAAADAAVVQRLRAAGAVIIGKTHMTEFAFTAVGLNPHYPVPGNAIDARLVPGGSSSGAAVSVAEGTSEIAIGSDTGGSVRIPAALNGLVGFKPTARRVPLDGAFPLSPSLDSIGPLARTVADCALADAIMAGDTPGPLTPLALDGLTLGLPKGLLLDDLAPEIARAFEASLQTLSRAGAKIAECSIDDLLLRFAEATQIGSIAAIEGSRIHRDWLDDGDAPVDTRVTSTLRRRLTVPDATLEKLLQTRQVLIRAMHERLAPYDLIVLPTMPIPAVRIVSVEHDQQEYRRVEDLLLRNTQVANQFDLTAVTLPMAGTSLPAGLMLVGRSGTDRTLLAAAASVERLLQAG, from the coding sequence TTGGCCCAATCGAACACCCCCTCTCGCGACCGGCTCGAAGCCGTTCTCGCCCGCCTGGATGCGCGCCGGGCCAAAGAACGTGTCTTCGTGAAACTCTATTCAGACATCGCCCGCGCGGAGGCCGACGCCGCCGACCGAAGGCTGAGCGATGGAAAGAGCCTCGGCCCGCTCGACGGCCGGATCGTCTCGATCAAGGACCTCTTCGACGTCGTCGGCGAGCCGACGCTTGCCGGCTCGGTCATTCGCCGGGCGGCAGAACCGGCTGCGGCGGACGCGGCGGTCGTCCAGCGGCTGCGCGCCGCCGGCGCCGTCATCATCGGCAAGACGCACATGACCGAATTCGCGTTTACCGCCGTTGGCCTCAATCCGCACTATCCGGTACCCGGCAATGCGATCGACGCGCGCCTCGTACCCGGCGGCTCATCGTCCGGCGCGGCCGTCTCTGTGGCGGAAGGCACAAGCGAGATCGCCATCGGCTCGGACACCGGCGGCTCGGTGCGCATTCCGGCGGCGTTGAACGGCCTCGTCGGCTTCAAGCCGACCGCAAGGCGTGTACCCCTCGACGGCGCATTCCCCCTATCGCCAAGCCTCGATTCGATCGGCCCCCTCGCACGCACGGTCGCCGACTGCGCGCTTGCCGATGCTATCATGGCGGGCGATACGCCAGGACCGTTGACGCCGCTGGCCCTCGACGGATTGACGCTCGGGCTTCCGAAAGGCCTGCTCCTCGACGACCTCGCGCCGGAGATCGCCAGGGCCTTCGAGGCGAGCCTGCAAACGCTCTCCCGCGCCGGCGCAAAAATCGCCGAATGCAGCATCGACGATCTGCTCCTCCGCTTTGCCGAGGCAACGCAGATCGGCTCGATCGCCGCCATCGAAGGCAGCCGTATACATCGCGACTGGCTTGACGACGGGGACGCACCCGTCGATACCCGGGTAACATCCACGCTGCGCCGGCGCCTGACCGTACCCGATGCCACACTGGAAAAGCTGCTGCAGACGCGACAGGTCCTCATTCGCGCCATGCACGAGCGGCTGGCGCCCTACGACCTCATCGTCCTTCCGACCATGCCGATCCCCGCCGTCCGCATTGTCTCTGTGGAACATGACCAACAGGAGTATCGTCGCGTCGAAGACCTGCTCCTGCGCAACACGCAGGTCGCCAATCAATTCGACCTGACGGCTGTCACGCTGCCGATGGCTGGCACAAGCCTACCGGCGGGTTTGATGCTGGTCGGACGAAGCGGGACGGACCGGACGCTGCTGGCCGCAGCGGCGTCCGTCGAAAGGTTGCTGCAAGCCGGCTGA
- a CDS encoding alkaline phosphatase D family protein: protein MADIRSTLTRRSFLFSAGAAGLVASSGVATPFYARGYGRPEFLHGVQSGDVDTQSGMVWTRVDRPARVAVEYSTTESFSNAVRLPDIDATPQTDCAIKGRLDNLLPDQDIFYRFTATDLYDPNRVSEPIVGRFRTAPLRRRSVRFVWSGDTAGQGWGIDEVGMKTYSTMQLHEPNFFIHSGDTIYADNPIPDEIKLRDGGMWKNRIVTPEKRDVARTLEEYRGQWKYNLLDEHVRGLNAVCPTFYQWDDHEVLNNWSASTDLRDDPRYPEKDVAVYASRAARAFHEMTPIRTLPTQPGRIFRKVAYGPLLDVFFVDLRSYRGPNQGEGDGGLFGWRQADWLKRELAASRATWKVIACDMPIGLVVWDDYSARRGSDAISNGQNGAPMGRETEFADLLRFIRDNAIENVVWLTADVHYTAAHHYDPSRAAFKEFLPFWEFVSGPLHSGTYGPKELDMTFGPEVRFIKASGGGIDSNLPPSAGLQFFGIVDINGRTQQMTVRLMDRQDKELWRVTLDPAAVA, encoded by the coding sequence TTGGCTGACATTCGAAGCACGCTGACCAGGCGCTCTTTCCTCTTCTCCGCCGGCGCCGCCGGTCTCGTTGCTTCCTCCGGTGTTGCGACACCCTTCTATGCCCGCGGCTATGGGCGGCCGGAATTCCTGCATGGCGTGCAGTCCGGTGACGTCGATACGCAATCGGGCATGGTCTGGACGCGGGTCGACCGGCCAGCGCGGGTAGCCGTCGAATATTCGACCACCGAAAGCTTCTCGAATGCGGTCCGGCTTCCCGACATCGACGCGACGCCGCAGACCGACTGCGCGATCAAGGGCCGGCTCGACAACCTGCTGCCGGACCAGGACATCTTCTACCGCTTCACCGCGACCGATCTTTATGACCCCAATCGCGTGTCCGAGCCGATCGTCGGACGTTTCCGCACGGCGCCGTTGCGCCGACGGTCGGTGCGTTTCGTCTGGTCCGGCGACACGGCAGGCCAGGGCTGGGGCATCGACGAGGTCGGCATGAAGACCTATTCGACCATGCAGCTTCACGAGCCGAATTTCTTCATCCATTCCGGGGACACGATCTATGCCGACAATCCCATCCCGGACGAGATCAAGCTTCGGGACGGGGGCATGTGGAAGAACCGGATCGTCACGCCCGAGAAACGTGACGTCGCCCGTACGCTCGAAGAATATCGCGGCCAGTGGAAATACAATCTGCTCGATGAGCACGTGCGCGGGCTCAATGCCGTCTGCCCCACCTTCTATCAATGGGACGACCACGAGGTCTTGAACAACTGGTCGGCCTCGACCGATCTCAGAGACGATCCGCGCTATCCGGAAAAGGACGTGGCGGTCTACGCGTCGCGTGCTGCTCGTGCCTTCCACGAGATGACGCCGATCCGCACCTTGCCGACACAGCCTGGACGCATCTTCCGCAAGGTTGCTTACGGCCCATTGCTGGACGTCTTTTTCGTCGATCTGCGCTCCTATCGCGGCCCCAACCAGGGGGAGGGCGACGGCGGTCTCTTCGGCTGGCGGCAGGCGGACTGGCTGAAACGGGAACTGGCTGCCTCGCGCGCCACCTGGAAGGTGATCGCCTGCGACATGCCGATCGGCCTCGTCGTCTGGGACGATTATTCGGCAAGACGCGGGTCGGACGCGATTTCCAACGGCCAAAACGGCGCGCCGATGGGAAGGGAGACGGAATTCGCTGACCTGCTGCGGTTCATCCGTGACAACGCGATCGAGAACGTTGTCTGGCTGACGGCGGACGTCCACTATACGGCCGCACATCACTACGATCCGTCGCGCGCCGCCTTCAAGGAATTCCTGCCCTTCTGGGAGTTCGTGTCCGGCCCCTTGCATTCCGGCACCTACGGTCCGAAGGAACTCGACATGACCTTTGGCCCCGAGGTCCGCTTCATCAAGGCGTCCGGCGGCGGCATCGACAGCAACCTGCCGCCATCTGCCGGCCTGCAATTCTTCGGCATCGTCGACATCAACGGCCGGACGCAACAGATGACCGTTCGGCTGATGGATCGCCAGGATAAGGAGCTCTGGCGCGTGACGCTCGATCCGGCGGCCGTTGCTTGA
- a CDS encoding KTSC domain-containing protein has product MPMLQSSAILDSSAIQRVNYDARHRTLSVWFVGNRRPYHYLDVPESIYEELVHADSAGGYFNHHVRDHYDFTH; this is encoded by the coding sequence ATGCCAATGTTGCAATCGTCCGCGATCCTGGACTCTTCCGCGATCCAACGTGTCAATTACGACGCGCGCCATCGGACGCTCAGCGTCTGGTTCGTCGGCAATCGCAGACCTTACCATTACCTCGATGTTCCGGAGAGCATCTACGAGGAACTGGTGCATGCGGACTCCGCCGGCGGCTATTTCAACCATCACGTCCGGGATCACTACGATTTCACGCACTGA
- the ppa gene encoding inorganic diphosphatase: MRIDAISIGKNPPEDVNVIVEVPVGGHPIKYEMDKEAGTLVVDRFLYTPMTYPGNYGFVPHTLSDDGDPIDVLICNTRPLVPGCVINVRPIGVMMMEDNSGQDEKIIAVPSSHLTKRYDKVHDYTDLPEITLKQIEHFFEHYKDLEPGKWVKIFGWKDASVAKQLIQEAVERAKTKK; the protein is encoded by the coding sequence ATGCGGATCGACGCGATTTCCATCGGAAAGAATCCACCGGAAGATGTCAATGTGATCGTGGAGGTTCCGGTCGGCGGGCATCCGATCAAGTACGAAATGGACAAGGAAGCCGGCACGCTGGTGGTCGACCGCTTCCTCTATACGCCGATGACCTATCCGGGCAATTACGGCTTCGTCCCGCACACGCTGTCCGACGACGGCGATCCGATCGACGTGTTGATCTGCAACACCCGCCCGCTGGTGCCGGGCTGCGTCATCAATGTCCGCCCGATCGGCGTGATGATGATGGAAGACAATTCCGGTCAGGACGAGAAGATCATCGCCGTGCCGTCGAGCCATCTCACCAAGCGCTACGACAAGGTCCACGACTACACCGACCTGCCGGAAATCACGCTGAAGCAGATCGAGCACTTCTTCGAGCACTACAAGGATCTGGAGCCCGGCAAGTGGGTGAAGATCTTCGGCTGGAAGGATGCAAGCGTCGCCAAGCAGCTGATCCAGGAAGCGGTCGAGCGCGCCAAGACCAAGAAGTAG
- a CDS encoding DUF4357 domain-containing protein, which yields MSYGEAVGRVVKIFITGQDPRSLRTVELDNWTGVAITGQPEFFKKALEAEVLSRSCVYLLIRSGADDDLPEIYVGESDDFSQRYTNGKFPIEFDTFLIFTSKDDNLTRAHVKWLELKLWSILRGNSGKVVVANANKPTSSNLPRADIATMQTYLGNMIYVLEALGYDLFSVQERTSTSPAKQNDPAIVEVPTLSIDLYATLPKRPDDRAYLRYADGAYVLLTGSKINTKTTESLPANVKKLRDQLIGDGGLLPRGDHLELTRDIPFSKPSPASALVKGRSSTGYGDWLREGDSVPLGAVLGIAAASTAVDDPAQ from the coding sequence ATGAGTTACGGTGAAGCTGTCGGTCGGGTCGTGAAGATCTTCATCACCGGTCAGGATCCTCGAAGTCTTCGCACGGTCGAGCTCGACAACTGGACAGGCGTTGCGATCACCGGGCAACCGGAATTCTTCAAGAAAGCTCTGGAAGCCGAGGTTCTGAGCCGTTCCTGTGTCTATCTGTTGATTAGAAGCGGCGCCGATGACGACCTGCCGGAGATCTATGTCGGCGAAAGTGACGACTTTTCCCAGCGTTACACGAACGGCAAGTTCCCGATCGAATTCGATACTTTCCTGATCTTCACGAGCAAGGACGACAATCTCACGCGAGCGCATGTGAAGTGGCTGGAGCTGAAGCTGTGGTCGATCCTGCGCGGCAACAGCGGCAAGGTGGTGGTCGCGAATGCCAACAAGCCGACGAGCTCCAATTTGCCGCGCGCTGATATCGCGACCATGCAGACCTATTTGGGGAACATGATCTACGTGCTCGAGGCCCTGGGCTATGACCTCTTCTCCGTCCAGGAGCGAACGTCGACGTCGCCAGCCAAGCAAAACGATCCGGCCATTGTTGAGGTGCCGACCTTGTCGATCGACCTTTACGCGACACTGCCCAAGCGGCCGGATGATCGGGCCTACCTCAGATATGCTGACGGTGCCTACGTGCTCTTGACGGGCTCGAAGATCAACACGAAGACGACGGAGAGCCTGCCGGCGAACGTTAAGAAGCTTCGGGACCAGCTGATCGGAGATGGAGGGCTCCTTCCTAGAGGAGATCACTTGGAGCTGACGCGAGATATACCTTTCTCCAAACCCTCACCGGCGTCTGCTCTCGTGAAGGGGCGAAGCTCGACCGGATACGGCGACTGGCTCCGAGAAGGGGATAGCGTGCCCCTGGGTGCAGTCCTCGGAATTGCTGCCGCTTCCACTGCCGTCGACGATCCGGCACAATGA